From the Sebastes fasciatus isolate fSebFas1 chromosome 3, fSebFas1.pri, whole genome shotgun sequence genome, one window contains:
- the smcr8b gene encoding guanine nucleotide exchange protein smcr8b: MIGSPDLLAFTSPEGFGLGEEDQDGLPEELSVPRLPPSNPWTTSAQFLRDFILVAEFSEQVGPKPVLTIPDDLGVIGSFDLNHFSVRIMSVDYQASGPCHSQPASPGPRLNFNEDSKVVLGDSAEDAFAYVHHMTLYDLEARGMVRPFCMAYVCSDQKKLMENFSELSTRFSQASDSLKTGNRQAFSMELQRKLQELEYSRLTLLQETELPMTTNGFTEEGEKADELEAVERSILSHRDLLRQVTSYPNRKLKQPDFLPYDPADSLTDPTALLPPEHCPSLSTSTSCRSERRLKALHELCNAYFLTLMKDQLADIERRLRGDRSMLRTACVTRSLSRRLTLINFLFELWSPEDGDDEEERESTEAELQRATGRKSGVEMFQSEPMSLESFCSCVEEIPIKLEAGEAGTVTPDLDVATEMTGSVSSGDSIEVLGTEKSYRTQHVVAGSDSREASLGMTDTYYRRATVDSGFRRVRAYARRANSEDSIEVLSTTESIFPDDLTAITEEDAEYQPLSNGFEKEEEEEEEEILTECKSDVLKEKTSNATTLVNDDENEEPVQEDEGRVDRDEALKQITVRGEVIVREEKVIECLKSNQVHEDNSPEKTSKRLQVESTPQWSEVPQTVQSVPDLHVNFAPPVALDEVDRWSPPCTPLRLLSVDEASDCASFTGSSDPPSTDQNFHSNTRTDRRRKRRKAGLRALRFLKQNSFSQHAVFCLLSGRPLVVIGGDETLVRKLVDALSLFLPAPGPDGNAVVLCLTAPLQLTDLLTWRLIGIHRSSSSSSASILHSLTRYSRYLAMLDLDQRTLRCPSYSGSLISRLADPHTGISRGLTYLLHLESCLTALANKALLYTFNRALHRPNTAGGNSGTEEKDFLFTQVFRGSEYDLRVMHFLCDLIKQRHAGRGPPVLSFSYHSMHLHRNTYAA; this comes from the exons ATGATCGGGTCTCCGGACCTGCTGGCCTTCACCAGCCCTGAGGGGTTTGGTCTAGGAGAAGAGGACCAGGACGGTCTACCTGAAGAGCTCTCTGTCCCCCGTCTACCTCCATCCAACCCCTGGACCACCTCGGCCCAGTTCCTCAGAGACTTCATACTGGTGGCTGAGTTCTcagagcag GTGGGACCCAAACCTGTGCTGACAATACCGGACGACCTCGGAGTCATCGGATCGTTTGACCTCAACCACTTCTCTGTTCGCATTATGTCCGTGGACTACCAGGCGTCCGGCCCCTGCCACTCCCAGCCTGCATCCCCCGGCCCTCGACTCAACTTCAATGAGGACTCCAAGGTGGTTCTGGGAGATTCGGCGGAGGATGCTTTTGCATACGTTCACCACATGACCCTATATGACCTGGAGGCTCGGGGCATGGTGCGGCCTTTCTGCATGGCGTACGTGTGTTCTGACCAGAAGAAGCTGATGGAGAACTTCTCTGAACTGTCGACGAGGTTCTCTCAGGCCTCCGACAGCCTCAAGACGGGAAACAGACAAGCGTTTTCTATGGAGCTGCAGAGAAAATTACAGGAGCTTGA GTACTCGCGGTTGACTCTGCTACAGGAGACAGAACTTCCGATGACAACAAATGGGTTCacagaggagggagaaaaaGCAGATGAGCTTGAAGCTGTAGAGCGTTCAATCTTAAGTCATAGAGACCTCCTGCGCCAGGTCACTTCCTACCCAAACAGGAAGCTGAAACAGCCTGACTTCCTGCCATACGACCCAGCCGACTCCCTCACTGATCCGACTGCGTTACTGCCTCCTGAGCACTGtccctccctctccacctccacctcctgcagGTCCGAGCGCCGCCTGAAGGCTCTGCATGAGCTTTGCAATGCATACTTCCTGACTCTAATGAAGGATCAGCTCGCCGACATAGAGCGCCGCCTACGAGGCGACAGGAGTATGCTGCGAACTGCATGTGTCACACGGTCGTTGTCCAGGAGGCTCACGCTTATCAACTTCCTGTTTGAGCTGTGGAGCCCAGAAGACggagatgatgaggaggagagagagagcactgaGGCAGAGCTGCAGAGGGCGACGGGGAGAAAAAGCGGCGTTGAGATGTTTCAATCAGAACCAATGAGCCTGGAGTCATTCTGCTCCTGCGTGGAGGAGATCCCCATCAAACTGGAGGCAGGAGAAGCTGGGACAGTGACCCCTGACCTCGATGTTGCCACGGAGATGACAGGAAGTGTGAGCAGCGGCGACAGCATTGAAGTGCTCGGGACTGAGAAGTCTTATCGGACGCAGCATGTCGTCGCTGGATCTGACAGCAGAG AAGCATCACTTGGAATGACGGACACCTATTACAGGCGAGCTACAGTAGATTCAGGATTCAGGCGCGTGCGAGCGTACGCCAGACGAGCCAACAGTGAGGACAGCATCGAGGTACTGAGTACCACCGAGTCCATCTTTCCTGACGACCTCACCGCCATCACAGAGGAAGATGCAGAGTACCAGCCTCTGAGTAACGGCtttgagaaggaggaggaggaggaggaggaggagatactGACAGAGTGTAAATCTGACGTCCTCAAAGAGAAGACGTCGAATGCAACTACTTTAGTAAATGACGATGAAAACGAAGAGCCTGTTCAGGAAGATGAGGGTCGTGTTGACAGAGATGAGGCCTTAAAGCAAATAACTGTTAGGGGTGAGGTTATAGTGAGAGAGGAGAAGGTCATTGAATGTTTGAAGAGCAATCAAGTCCATGAAGACAACAGTCCTGAGAAGACGTCCAAACGGCTGCAAG TGGAGTCGACGCCTCAGTGGTCTGAAGTGCCTCAGACGGTGCAGTCGGTGCCTGACCTTCATGTCAACTTCGCCCCTCCCGTTGCCCTGGATGAGGTTGACCGGTGGTCTCCACCCTGCACTCCTCTCAGGCTGCTGAGCGTCGACGAGGCGTCCGACTGCGCCAGCTTCACCGGCTCCTCAGACCCGCCCTCTACCGACCAAAATTTCCACAGCAACACCCGCACAGatagaaggaggaagagaaggaaggcTGGACTCAGAGCCCTAAGGTTCCTCAAACAGAACTCCTTCTCCCAGCATGCCGTGTTTTGTCTCCTGAGCGGTCGGCCGCTGGTCGTCATCGGGGGAGACGAGACTTTGGTCAGAAAACTGGTGGACGCTCTGAGTCTCTTCCTGCCTGCTCCTGGTCCTGATGGAAACGCTGTGGTGCTGTGTTTGACCGCGCCGCTTCAACTGACCGACCTGCTCACCTGGAGACTGATAGGAATACACAG ATCATCCTCCAGCTCTTCGGCCAGCATTCTTCACTCTCTGACTCGCTACAGTCGTTATTTGGCGATGTTGGATCTGGACCAGAGGACGCTGCGCTGTCCTTCATACTCTGGCTCTCTCATCAGCAGACTGGCTGATCCTCACACCGGCATCAGCCGAGGCCTCACCTACCTGCTGCACCTGGAGAGCTGCCTGACTGCGCTGGCCAACAAGGCTCTGCTGTACACGTTTAATCGTGCTTTACATCGCCCGAACACTGCTGGAGGGAACAGTGGCACAGAAGAAAAGGACTTCCTGTTCACGCAAGTATTCCGCGGCAGTGAGTATGATTTGAGGGTGATGCATTTCCTGTGTGACCTCATCAAACAGCGCCACGCAGGACGTGGACCACCGGTTTTAAGTTTCTCTTACCACTCAATGCACCTGCACAGAAATACGTATGCAGCATAA